A single window of Pseudomonas marginalis DNA harbors:
- a CDS encoding ABC transporter ATP-binding protein, which yields MGASILTARNLSKVVPSAEGELTILHELSLELNKGDSLAIVGSSGSGKSTLLGLLAGLDLPSSGEVTLAGQALSTLDEDQRARIRAEHVGFVFQSFQLLDSLNALENVMLPLELDGRKDARERARHLLERVGLGQRLTHSPRQLSGGEQQRVAIARAFAAEPDVLFADEPTGNLDSHTGERISDLLFELNKESGTTLVLVTHDERLAHRCRRLIRLEAGLMVAPLEP from the coding sequence ATGGGCGCAAGCATTCTCACCGCGCGGAACCTCAGCAAAGTGGTTCCCAGCGCGGAAGGTGAACTGACTATCCTGCACGAACTGAGCCTGGAACTGAACAAGGGCGATAGCCTGGCTATCGTCGGCAGCTCCGGTTCCGGTAAATCCACCCTCCTCGGTCTGCTCGCCGGCCTCGACCTGCCCAGCAGCGGTGAAGTCACCCTCGCCGGCCAGGCGCTCAGCACCCTCGACGAAGACCAGCGCGCGCGCATCCGTGCCGAACACGTGGGCTTTGTGTTCCAGTCGTTCCAACTGCTCGACAGCCTCAATGCGCTGGAGAACGTCATGCTGCCGCTGGAGCTGGATGGCCGCAAGGACGCCCGCGAACGCGCCAGACACCTGCTGGAGCGCGTGGGCCTCGGCCAGCGCCTGACCCACTCCCCACGCCAGCTTTCCGGGGGCGAACAGCAACGGGTAGCGATTGCCCGCGCCTTTGCCGCCGAACCGGACGTGCTGTTTGCCGATGAGCCCACCGGCAACCTCGACAGCCACACCGGCGAGCGCATCAGCGACCTGCTGTTCGAGCTCAATAAAGAAAGCGGCACGACCCTGGTGCTGGTTACCCATGACGAGCGCCTGGCTCATCGTTGCCGACGCCTGATCCGCCTTGAAGCCGGCCTGATGGTCGCCCCCCTGGAGCCTTGA
- a CDS encoding arylesterase — MRMWFLSAGLALMCMAQNAAAGTVLIVGDSISAGFGLDTSKGWVALLQQRLKKEGFDDKVVNASISGDTSAGGLARLPAALAAHKPDVVVIELGGNDGLRGQPPAQLQQNLASMIEQSQASGAKVLLLGMQIPPNYGKRYVDAFAKVFNDVATAKKVPLVPFFLEGIGGNPALMQADGLHPAVGAQGKLLENVWPTLKPLL; from the coding sequence ATGCGAATGTGGTTTTTGAGTGCTGGCCTGGCCTTGATGTGCATGGCCCAGAACGCAGCGGCGGGTACAGTCCTGATCGTTGGCGATAGTATCAGTGCCGGTTTCGGCCTGGATACCAGCAAAGGGTGGGTCGCATTGCTGCAGCAACGGCTCAAGAAGGAAGGTTTCGACGATAAAGTGGTCAATGCCTCCATCAGCGGCGACACCAGTGCCGGAGGCCTCGCGCGCCTGCCGGCGGCGCTCGCAGCGCATAAGCCGGACGTGGTGGTGATCGAATTGGGTGGTAACGACGGCTTGCGCGGGCAGCCGCCGGCGCAATTGCAACAAAATCTTGCGTCGATGATCGAGCAGTCCCAGGCCAGCGGTGCGAAGGTACTGTTGCTGGGCATGCAGATTCCGCCCAATTACGGGAAGCGCTATGTCGATGCATTCGCCAAGGTATTCAATGACGTCGCAACGGCTAAAAAGGTGCCGTTGGTGCCATTTTTCCTGGAGGGTATCGGTGGCAACCCGGCGTTGATGCAGGCTGATGGACTGCACCCGGCTGTCGGCGCCCAGGGCAAATTGCTGGAAAATGTCTGGCCGACGCTAAAACCGCTGCTATGA
- a CDS encoding L,D-transpeptidase family protein, translated as MLSRLSVVTCCLSLAALCAAGPAAALQLPLPPPGEDIVGQVQVIKAKYEDTFADLGTTYDLGYSEMVAANPGVDAWLPGAGTEIVLPTRFILPPGPREGIVINLAEYRLYYFPKGQDVVYTFPLGIGREGWGSPIAHTSIIAKTPNPTWTPPASIKAEHAANGDPLPNVVPAGPDNPLGPFKFTLGTPGYLIHGSNMKFGIGTRTSHGCFRMFNNNVLEMAGMVPVGTSVRIINDAYKFGSSGGKVYLEAHTPLNDDGTPSVVDKHTAVINALLKREDLANNLRVNWDQVRDVVAAEDGLPTEIGVPGGAPIASSAPIDLQQ; from the coding sequence ATGTTGTCGCGCCTTTCCGTCGTCACCTGCTGCCTGTCTCTTGCTGCCTTGTGTGCGGCCGGTCCTGCCGCCGCCTTGCAGTTGCCCCTGCCGCCACCCGGCGAAGACATCGTCGGGCAGGTCCAGGTGATCAAGGCCAAGTACGAAGACACCTTTGCCGACCTGGGTACCACCTACGACCTGGGCTATTCGGAAATGGTCGCGGCCAATCCGGGCGTCGATGCCTGGTTGCCGGGGGCGGGGACCGAGATCGTCCTGCCGACACGCTTCATCCTGCCGCCGGGCCCCCGTGAGGGCATCGTGATCAACCTGGCGGAATACCGGCTCTACTACTTCCCCAAGGGGCAGGATGTGGTCTACACCTTCCCGCTTGGGATTGGCCGTGAAGGCTGGGGCTCGCCCATTGCGCACACCAGCATCATCGCCAAGACGCCGAACCCGACCTGGACGCCGCCGGCCTCGATCAAGGCCGAGCACGCCGCCAACGGCGACCCGTTGCCCAATGTGGTGCCGGCCGGCCCGGACAATCCCCTGGGGCCGTTCAAGTTCACCCTGGGGACGCCGGGTTACCTCATCCACGGTTCCAACATGAAGTTCGGCATCGGTACCCGTACCAGCCACGGTTGCTTCCGCATGTTCAACAACAACGTACTGGAAATGGCCGGCATGGTCCCGGTGGGGACGTCGGTGCGCATCATCAACGATGCCTACAAGTTCGGCAGCAGCGGCGGCAAGGTCTATCTCGAGGCGCATACGCCCTTGAACGACGATGGCACGCCGTCGGTGGTCGATAAGCACACAGCGGTGATCAATGCCTTGCTCAAGCGTGAAGACCTGGCCAATAACCTGCGGGTGAACTGGGATCAGGTGCGTGATGTCGTCGCGGCCGAAGATGGCCTGCCCACCGAGATCGGTGTGCCAGGTGGTGCACCGATAGCTTCCAGCGCGCCGATCGACCTGCAGCAATAA
- the oprI gene encoding outer membrane lipoprotei OprI: MNNVLKFSALALAAVLATGCSSVSKETEARLTATEDAAARSQARADEAYRKADEALAAAQKAQQTADEANERALRMLEKASRK; this comes from the coding sequence ATGAACAACGTTCTGAAATTCTCTGCTCTGGCTCTGGCCGCAGTTCTGGCTACCGGTTGCAGCAGCGTCTCCAAAGAAACCGAAGCTCGTCTGACTGCAACTGAAGACGCAGCAGCTCGCTCCCAGGCCCGTGCAGACGAAGCCTACCGTAAAGCTGATGAAGCTCTGGCTGCTGCCCAAAAAGCACAACAGACTGCTGACGAAGCTAACGAGCGCGCTCTGCGTATGCTTGAGAAAGCTAGCCGCAAGTAA
- a CDS encoding GNAT family N-acetyltransferase has protein sequence MSEALSIHHDQAGHQFETNVDGHRAYLTYMDLGKQTLDIYRTFVPNALRGRGIAAALTEEALKFAEEQGYTVIPSCSYVERYMERHQRHAAKL, from the coding sequence ATGAGCGAGGCGTTGTCCATCCACCATGACCAGGCTGGTCATCAGTTCGAGACCAATGTGGACGGTCATCGTGCCTATCTGACCTATATGGACCTCGGGAAGCAGACCCTGGACATCTATCGGACCTTCGTGCCCAACGCACTGCGCGGCCGTGGCATTGCAGCTGCGTTGACCGAGGAAGCGTTGAAGTTTGCCGAAGAGCAAGGCTACACGGTGATCCCGTCATGCTCCTATGTCGAACGCTACATGGAGCGCCACCAGCGCCATGCCGCGAAGCTATAA
- a CDS encoding 3-deoxy-7-phosphoheptulonate synthase — protein MADLPINDLNVESNETLITPDQLKREIPLSDAALQTVTKGREVIRDILDGTDHRLFVVIGPCSIHDLKAAHEYAERLKVLAAEVSDTLYLVMRVYFEKPRTTVGWKGLINDPYLDDSFKIQDGLHIGRKLLLDLAEMGLPTATEALDPISPQYLQDLISWSAIGARTTESQTHREMASGLSSAVGFKNGTDGGLTVAINALQSVSSPHRFLGINQEGGVSIVTTKGNAYGHVVLRGGNGKPNYDSVSVALCEQALNKARIKPNIMVDCSHANSNKDPALQPLVMENVANQILEGNQSIIGLMVESHLNWGCQAIPKDLADLQYGVSITDACIDWPATENTLRSMHAKLKDVLPKRKRS, from the coding sequence ATGGCTGATTTACCGATCAATGACCTAAACGTCGAATCCAACGAGACCCTGATCACACCCGATCAGCTCAAGCGCGAAATCCCTCTGAGCGACGCTGCCCTGCAGACCGTCACCAAAGGCCGCGAAGTCATCCGTGACATTCTCGATGGCACCGACCACCGCCTCTTCGTCGTGATCGGGCCTTGCTCGATCCACGACCTCAAGGCTGCCCACGAATACGCCGAGCGCCTCAAAGTGCTGGCGGCAGAAGTGTCCGACACCTTGTACCTGGTGATGCGCGTGTATTTCGAGAAGCCGCGTACCACCGTGGGCTGGAAAGGCTTGATCAACGACCCGTACCTGGACGACTCGTTCAAGATCCAGGACGGTTTGCACATCGGTCGTAAATTGCTGCTGGACCTGGCCGAAATGGGCCTGCCCACCGCCACCGAAGCCCTCGACCCGATCTCCCCGCAGTACCTGCAGGACCTGATCAGCTGGTCGGCCATCGGCGCGCGCACCACCGAGTCGCAGACCCACCGCGAAATGGCATCCGGCCTGTCTTCGGCCGTAGGCTTCAAGAACGGCACCGACGGCGGCCTGACCGTGGCGATCAACGCGCTGCAATCGGTCTCCAGTCCTCACCGTTTCCTGGGTATCAACCAGGAAGGCGGCGTCTCCATCGTCACCACCAAGGGCAATGCCTACGGTCACGTGGTGTTGCGCGGCGGCAATGGCAAGCCCAACTATGACTCGGTCAGCGTTGCGCTCTGCGAGCAGGCGCTGAACAAGGCCAGGATCAAGCCGAACATCATGGTCGACTGCAGCCACGCCAACTCCAACAAGGACCCGGCGCTGCAGCCGCTGGTGATGGAAAACGTCGCCAACCAGATCCTCGAAGGCAACCAGTCGATTATCGGCCTGATGGTCGAGAGCCACCTGAACTGGGGCTGCCAGGCGATTCCAAAGGACCTGGCCGACTTGCAGTACGGCGTGTCGATCACCGATGCCTGCATCGACTGGCCCGCCACCGAGAACACCCTGCGCAGCATGCACGCCAAGCTCAAGGACGTATTGCCGAAACGCAAACGCAGCTGA
- a CDS encoding PilZ domain-containing protein, with amino-acid sequence MGRFLPHPDDVAVELIQRPSPAIPRQRLHTIGLGGVACNWPRAWRQGTAVDLHIPSLGATARYPGYVAWCRKVENGYRVGISFTDEHALFGARMGEQACRIERYCRQHEDAEPTPQQLEALAREWVARHAGEFAHETFVRPALD; translated from the coding sequence ATGGGTCGTTTTTTACCTCACCCTGATGATGTCGCTGTCGAGTTAATCCAACGCCCCTCTCCCGCCATCCCCCGCCAACGCCTGCACACTATCGGCCTGGGCGGCGTTGCCTGCAATTGGCCCCGCGCATGGCGCCAGGGCACGGCCGTTGACCTGCACATTCCCTCCCTGGGCGCCACGGCCCGATATCCGGGGTATGTGGCGTGGTGTCGCAAGGTGGAAAACGGCTACCGCGTGGGCATTTCGTTTACCGATGAACATGCGTTGTTCGGTGCGCGAATGGGTGAGCAAGCATGCCGGATAGAGCGCTACTGCCGCCAGCACGAAGATGCCGAGCCGACCCCGCAGCAACTCGAAGCCCTGGCCCGTGAGTGGGTGGCGCGCCATGCCGGCGAGTTCGCCCATGAGACGTTTGTGCGGCCAGCGCTGGATTAA
- a CDS encoding thioredoxin family protein, producing the protein MYTDSEHRPVDGGGSSIVKELELTDLDIDQQLLGLPGISLVVFTSVGCSSCRWARQQLPGWRLPVDRVCWVDAGHNGGAVERYQIFHLPALFVVCEGQFLGQIQTRITLSDLTETIDQALSRTPEELP; encoded by the coding sequence ATGTACACGGACTCCGAGCACCGTCCAGTTGACGGCGGTGGCAGCAGTATAGTGAAGGAACTGGAATTGACCGACCTGGATATTGACCAGCAATTGTTGGGATTGCCAGGTATTTCGCTGGTGGTGTTCACCAGCGTGGGGTGTTCCAGTTGCCGTTGGGCACGCCAGCAGTTGCCGGGCTGGCGTTTGCCGGTGGACCGCGTGTGCTGGGTGGATGCCGGGCACAATGGCGGTGCGGTCGAACGCTACCAGATCTTTCATTTGCCGGCGTTGTTCGTGGTGTGCGAGGGTCAGTTCCTCGGGCAAATACAGACACGTATTACGCTTTCTGACCTGACCGAAACCATTGACCAAGCACTTAGCCGCACTCCGGAGGAACTGCCATGA
- a CDS encoding putative 2-dehydropantoate 2-reductase translates to MTVQSPRIGIIGTGAIGGFYGVMLARAGFDVHFLLRSEYAAVSEHGLRVNSSVHGNLQLRPVQAYAHAADMPPCDWLLVGTKSTGNVELAPTLAQVAAPDAKVVLLQNGLDVEDSLREHLPPSLHLLGGLCYIGVHRSAPGVVEHQALGRVNLGYHSGTAANDEARQKAIVEAGAALFHKAGIESQAMANVHQARWHKLVWNVPYNGLSVLLGTGTTAMMADESSRELIQALMAEVVQGAHACGHEIPASYAEQMFAMTETMDDYLPSMYHDHIHKRPLELAAIYGRPLAAAKAAGCELPRMQALYQALSFIDRHNR, encoded by the coding sequence ATGACAGTACAGTCGCCACGTATCGGCATTATCGGCACCGGCGCCATCGGTGGCTTCTATGGCGTGATGCTGGCACGCGCGGGCTTCGACGTGCACTTCCTGCTGCGCAGCGAATACGCGGCGGTCAGCGAGCACGGCCTGCGCGTCAATAGCAGTGTGCATGGCAACCTGCAACTGCGCCCGGTGCAGGCCTACGCCCATGCCGCGGACATGCCGCCGTGCGATTGGTTGCTGGTGGGCACCAAGTCCACCGGCAATGTCGAGCTGGCCCCGACCCTCGCCCAGGTCGCGGCGCCGGACGCCAAGGTGGTGTTGCTGCAAAACGGCCTGGATGTCGAAGACAGTCTGCGTGAACACCTGCCGCCATCCCTGCATCTACTGGGCGGGCTGTGCTACATCGGCGTACACCGCTCCGCGCCTGGCGTCGTCGAGCATCAGGCGTTGGGCCGGGTCAACCTGGGCTACCACAGCGGCACGGCCGCCAACGATGAGGCCCGCCAGAAGGCTATTGTCGAAGCCGGTGCCGCGTTGTTTCATAAGGCCGGCATCGAGTCCCAGGCCATGGCCAATGTGCATCAGGCCCGCTGGCACAAGCTGGTGTGGAACGTGCCTTACAATGGCCTCTCCGTACTGTTGGGAACGGGTACCACGGCAATGATGGCGGACGAATCCAGCCGCGAGCTGATCCAGGCGCTGATGGCCGAAGTGGTGCAGGGCGCCCATGCCTGCGGCCATGAAATCCCCGCCAGTTACGCCGAGCAGATGTTCGCCATGACGGAAACCATGGACGATTACCTGCCCAGCATGTACCACGACCATATACACAAACGCCCGCTGGAACTGGCGGCGATCTATGGGCGACCGCTTGCTGCCGCCAAGGCCGCGGGTTGCGAATTGCCACGAATGCAGGCGCTGTACCAGGCCTTGAGCTTTATTGATCGGCATAACCGCTGA
- a CDS encoding 5'-nucleotidase, with the protein MAKGLGDKLVLAISSRALFDLSDSHKVYLAQGVEAYRKYQIEHEEEILEPGDAFPLVKKLLSLNASLGRARVEVVLVSRNSADTGLRVFNSIQHYGLDISRAAFVGGRSPYPYLAAFGCHLFLSTHAEDVRSALDAGFAAATILSGGPRRASSEELRIAFDGDAVLFSDESERVYQAGGLEAFQASERESARQPLHGGPFKGFLAALNLLQREFPDEACPIRTALVTARSAPSHERVIRTLREWDIRLDESLFLGGLEKSAFLEAFAADVFFDDQAGHCEKAREVVATGHVPHGISNEVRIQAET; encoded by the coding sequence ATGGCAAAGGGATTGGGCGACAAACTGGTGCTGGCGATTTCCTCGCGGGCACTGTTCGACCTGAGCGACAGCCACAAGGTCTACCTGGCCCAAGGGGTGGAGGCCTACCGTAAATACCAGATCGAACACGAGGAAGAGATCCTCGAGCCCGGTGACGCCTTTCCGCTGGTCAAGAAGCTGCTGAGCCTCAATGCCAGCCTGGGCCGTGCTCGGGTCGAGGTGGTACTGGTATCGCGCAACAGTGCCGACACCGGCTTGCGCGTGTTCAATTCCATCCAGCATTACGGCCTGGATATTTCCCGCGCAGCCTTTGTCGGTGGGCGTAGTCCTTATCCCTATTTGGCGGCGTTTGGCTGTCACCTGTTTCTTTCCACCCATGCTGAAGATGTACGCAGTGCCCTCGATGCCGGCTTTGCCGCGGCGACGATTCTGTCGGGCGGTCCGCGCCGGGCGTCCAGCGAAGAGCTGCGGATTGCCTTTGACGGTGACGCGGTGCTGTTCTCCGATGAATCGGAGCGCGTGTACCAGGCCGGCGGGCTGGAGGCGTTCCAGGCCAGCGAGCGCGAGTCGGCACGCCAGCCTTTGCACGGTGGCCCCTTCAAGGGTTTCCTGGCGGCACTCAACTTGTTGCAGCGCGAGTTTCCAGACGAGGCCTGTCCGATCCGCACAGCCTTGGTCACCGCCCGTTCGGCGCCTTCCCACGAGCGGGTGATCCGGACCTTGCGTGAGTGGGACATCCGCCTGGATGAGTCACTGTTTCTCGGCGGCCTGGAGAAGTCCGCATTCCTGGAGGCGTTTGCCGCGGATGTGTTTTTCGATGACCAGGCCGGTCACTGCGAGAAAGCCAGGGAGGTGGTGGCCACCGGGCATGTGCCCCATGGCATCAGTAACGAGGTGAGGATTCAGGCCGAGACTTAG
- a CDS encoding universal stress protein — translation MIRSMLYATDLGLYAPYVMQHALALARTFKADLDVIHVVEPIGLFAESVLQSYLDEKALSEWQSQGLSTVMATIEQRVLDSFREELGDGGQDLELIRSVRVIQGDPCEVILEQLRKLSVDLLVVGSHSHATAAATPLGRTAARVLQLSSVPVYLVPALQRRRSDDV, via the coding sequence ATGATTCGTTCGATGCTGTACGCCACGGACCTTGGTCTGTACGCGCCGTATGTGATGCAACATGCGCTGGCGCTGGCGCGGACGTTCAAGGCTGACCTGGATGTGATTCATGTGGTCGAGCCCATCGGGTTGTTCGCCGAATCGGTGTTGCAGAGCTACCTTGATGAGAAGGCCTTGAGTGAATGGCAGAGCCAGGGGCTGAGCACTGTCATGGCGACCATCGAGCAGCGGGTGCTGGACAGTTTTCGCGAAGAGTTGGGGGACGGGGGGCAAGACCTGGAACTGATTCGATCGGTACGGGTGATCCAGGGCGACCCGTGCGAAGTGATACTCGAGCAGTTGCGCAAACTGTCCGTAGACCTGTTGGTCGTCGGCAGCCACAGCCATGCCACGGCGGCCGCCACACCGCTTGGGCGTACCGCCGCACGGGTGCTGCAGTTGTCTAGCGTGCCGGTTTACCTGGTGCCTGCGTTACAGCGTCGACGCAGTGATGACGTGTGA
- the cysB gene encoding HTH-type transcriptional regulator CysB: MKLQQLRYIWEVAHHDLNVSATAQSLYTSQPGISKQIRLLEDELGVEVFARSGKHLTRVTQAGERIITTAGEILRKVESIKQIAQEFSNEKKGTLSIATTHTQARYALPPVIRDFIKQYPDVALHMHQGSPMQIAEMAADGTVDFAIATEALELFGDLVMMPCYRWNRCVVVPQGHPLAKLPKLTLEALAEYPIVTYVFGFTGRSKLDEAFSHRGLTPKVVFTAADADVIKTYVRLGLGVGIVAKMAVDTNLDKDLVVLDASELFESSVTKIGFRRGTFLRGFMCDFIEKFAPHLTREVMAKAIQCHNKQELEELFDGVELPVH, translated from the coding sequence ATGAAGCTTCAACAACTGCGCTACATCTGGGAAGTGGCGCACCACGACCTCAACGTTTCCGCTACCGCTCAAAGCCTTTACACCTCCCAACCCGGTATCAGCAAGCAGATCCGCCTGCTCGAAGACGAGCTGGGCGTCGAAGTGTTCGCGCGCAGCGGCAAGCACCTCACCCGTGTCACCCAGGCCGGTGAACGCATCATCACTACCGCCGGCGAGATCCTGCGCAAAGTCGAGAGCATCAAGCAGATCGCCCAGGAATTCTCCAACGAGAAGAAAGGCACCTTGTCGATTGCCACGACCCACACCCAGGCGCGTTACGCATTGCCGCCGGTGATCCGCGATTTCATCAAGCAATACCCGGACGTGGCGCTGCACATGCATCAAGGCTCGCCGATGCAGATCGCCGAGATGGCCGCCGATGGCACCGTCGACTTTGCCATCGCCACCGAAGCCCTGGAGCTGTTCGGTGACCTGGTGATGATGCCGTGCTACCGCTGGAACCGTTGCGTCGTCGTGCCCCAGGGCCACCCATTGGCCAAGTTGCCGAAGCTGACCCTGGAAGCCCTGGCCGAATACCCGATCGTCACCTACGTCTTCGGTTTCACCGGCCGCTCCAAGCTCGACGAAGCCTTCAGCCATCGTGGCCTCACGCCGAAAGTGGTGTTCACCGCCGCCGACGCCGACGTCATCAAGACCTATGTGCGCCTGGGCCTGGGCGTGGGCATCGTCGCCAAGATGGCCGTCGATACCAACCTCGATAAAGACCTGGTGGTGCTGGATGCCAGCGAGCTGTTTGAGTCCAGTGTGACCAAGATCGGCTTCCGCCGTGGCACCTTCCTGCGGGGCTTCATGTGCGACTTTATCGAGAAGTTCGCCCCGCACCTGACCCGCGAAGTCATGGCCAAGGCGATCCAGTGCCACAACAAGCAGGAACTGGAAGAGCTGTTCGACGGCGTGGAATTGCCCGTCCATTAA
- a CDS encoding GreA/GreB family elongation factor — translation MNKYAVHQLILEKLTVDLDIAQRAAQTAYETATHEENIAENKYDTLGLEASYLAAGQARRVEEIKQALALCQNLPLRAYDDQRGIEVGTLLGLEDENGRQQWLFLAPDAAGLKVDVVGQPVTVITPRSPLGKSLLGKYEGDEVEILVAGARQHFTVTEAK, via the coding sequence ATGAATAAATACGCCGTTCACCAGCTGATCCTGGAAAAACTCACGGTCGACCTCGACATCGCCCAGCGCGCCGCGCAGACCGCCTACGAAACCGCGACCCACGAAGAAAATATCGCCGAAAACAAATACGACACCCTCGGGCTGGAGGCGTCTTACCTGGCAGCCGGGCAAGCCAGGCGCGTCGAGGAAATCAAGCAGGCGCTGGCGCTGTGCCAGAACCTGCCACTGCGTGCGTACGATGATCAACGTGGCATAGAAGTCGGCACATTGCTGGGCCTGGAAGACGAGAACGGCCGCCAGCAGTGGCTGTTCCTGGCACCGGATGCGGCGGGTTTGAAGGTGGACGTGGTCGGGCAACCGGTGACCGTCATCACCCCGCGTTCACCCTTGGGCAAAAGCCTGCTGGGCAAGTACGAAGGTGATGAGGTGGAGATTCTGGTGGCAGGCGCCCGGCAACACTTTACGGTTACCGAGGCCAAATAA